In a genomic window of Glycine max cultivar Williams 82 chromosome 13, Glycine_max_v4.0, whole genome shotgun sequence:
- the LOC100788333 gene encoding protein TRM32 isoform X1, whose product MGKDLVSSDQTTVQIQDNNPGCMWGMLQILDYHRWRVKKVFPHKRRKHATYKRKPILYDQHEDQQHGVTEAESLLVGQHSEKLHAAGRSSPKNRKKEPCTEKKVNNENSKGGRTMDYSRKNQASNEYALHLEKDGKTTEDDLNHKPMETNKHNRNISNKFEKHTDVFELLRVEKDLLLKFLRDTDFGGKKVQQASHINARLTKSGSFPLASTSQMRNISSRSLKHKQNEIWALPKGEKLHAGTQESNMSVSSSVKDNSYENPMPLASDLGVDSTMKQKAFFSLRPSQGSNHKGWNQAVLHHFKVIKQKIKHALVEFRKSGCQATSAEAIHHRDSPEYSMNKNEEEISQSLEDGVVQQFKRSKSSNETRASDYDSNKHDARLMRRTSSLNESLDRYTQLFEKSFSEDTKWQSSKSKSLKLTNEDKIHKNGHTPRFSRSNLSMPNLETLGFILQDALFDTNDIGNKVEAYNRVHRKSVSLPLKIDRSLDHFKEAEIVETVEGSERDVNPNLLSDKIMEKIDEEVTCDQKEDMNEPAVGDGSFPEEKEEMSNMTTYLRKEVMATLETSFEDTKTSHEGTKLNSLRSTLDELETDLSYSSDRNASVTAEDTDNTSDFKYVKNILEFSGYLRNEHTQMPYTVDQPLKPSIFKDLDATLRHEIEPSEEETINHQLLFNLVNEVLLEIYGRSPTYFPRPFSFNPRLHSMPKGNYLLNEVWNSVNSYLNLKPELDQTLDDVVGRDLAKGKGWMILQEEEEYVALELEEMIMDELLDEFIFS is encoded by the exons ATGGGAAAGGACTTGGTTTCTTCTGACCAGACCACTGTTCAAATTCAGGACAATAATCCAGGATGCATGTGGGGCATGCTTCAAATTCTTGATTACCATCGTTGGCGCGTAAAAAAGGTGTTTCCTCACAAAAGGAGAAAACATGCCACAT ATAAGAGAAAACCCATTTTGTATGACCAACATGAAGACCAACAACATGGAGTTACAGAAGCAGAATCCCTCCTT GTCGGGCAACATAGCGAAAAATTGCATGCTGCAGGCAGAAGTTCTCCCAAGAATCGCAAAAAGGAACCATGCACTGAGAAAAAGGTTAACAACGAAAACTCCAAAGGCGGTAGAACCATGGACTACTCAAGGAAAAACCAAGCCAGTAATGAGTATGCACTTCATCTGGAGAAAGATGGCAAGACAACAGAAGATGACCTTAACCATAAGCCTATGGAAACAAACAAGCATAACAGAAACATTTCCAATAAATTTGAGAAACATACTGATGTTTTCGAGTTACTTAGAGTGGAGAAGGATTTATTACTCAAATTTCTTCGAGACACAGACTTTGGTGGGAAAAAAGTCCAACAAGCATCCCACATCAATGCAAGATTGACAAAATCTGGGTCATTTCCTTTAGCCTCAACTTCACAGATGAGAAACATAAGCTCTAGGTCCTTAAAACACAAGCAAAACGAAATTTGGGCCCTTCCAAAGGGAGAAAAGTTGCATGCTGGTACTCAAGAATCAAACATGTCAGTGTCCAGTTCTGTGAAAGATAATTCTTATGAGAATCCAATGCCTTTAGCGAGTGATCTTGGTGTGGATAGTACCATGAAACAAAAAGCATTCTTTTCTTTAAGGCCTTCTCAGGGATCAAATCACAAAGGTTGGAATCAAGCGGTTCTTCATCATTTCAAAGTTATAAAACAGAAGATAAAACATGCTCTTGTGGAATTCAGAAAAAGCGGTTGCCAAGCTACTTCTGCTGAAGCAATTCACCATAGGGATTCACCTGAATATAGCATGAACAAAAATGAGGAAGAGATCTCACAAAGCTTAGAAGATGGTGTGGTTCAACAATTCAAAAGAAGTAAAAGCTCAAATGAAACTAGAGCTTCTGATTATGATTCCAACAAGCATGATGCTCGCCTCATGCGAAGAACATCCTCTCTGAATGAATCGTTGGATAGATATACTCAGTTGTTTGAGAAAAGCTTCAGCGAAGACACTAAGTGGCAAAGCTCAAAGTCTAAAAGCTTAAAATTGACAAACGAGGATAAGATCCACAAGAATGGGCACACTCCTAGGTTTTCAAGAAGCAATTTGTCTATGCCTAATCTCGAGACTTTAGGCTTCATTCTACAAGATGCACTTTTTGATACAAATGATATAGGGAATAAAGTGGAAGCTTATAATCGTGTTCATAGAAAATCAGTGAGTCTTCCTTTGAAGATAGACAGGTCACTTGATCATTTTAAAGAGGCTGAAATTGTGGAAACAGTAGAAGGGAGTGAGAGAGATGTAAATCCCAATCTTTTATCAGATAAGATTATGGAGAAAATTGATGAAGAAGTTACCTGTGACCAGAAGGAGGACATGAATGAGCCAGCGGTGGGAGATGGAAGTTTTCCcgaagaaaaagaggaaatgaGTAATATGACTACCTATCTTCGCAAGGAGGTGATGGCAACTCTTGAAACTAGCTTTGAGGACACTAAAACCAGCCATGAAG GTACAAAATTGAATTCACTAAGATCTACATTGGACGAATTAGAGACTGATCTATCATATTCATCTGACAGAAATGCTAGTGTGACAGCTGAAGACACAGACAACACTTCCGATTTCAAATATGTGAAAAATATTCTTGAATTTTCGGGCTACTTGAGAAATGAGCACACTCAGATGCCATACACAGTAGACCAGCCGCTAAAGCCCTCCATATTCAAAGATTTGGATGCAACTTTGCGCCATGAAATTGAACCCTCTGAAGAAGAGACAATCAACCACCAGCTTCTTTTTAACTTAGTTAACGAGGTGCTGCTTGAAATATATGGAAGGTCTCCAACTTACTTCCCAAGACCATTCTCATTCAACCCCCGCCTCCATTCAATGCCTAAAGGGAACTATCTTCTGAATGAAGTATGGAATAGTGTTAATTCATACCTGAACTTGAAACCTGAGCTAGATCAGACACTAGACGATGTTGTCGGTCGTGATTTGGCAAAAGGAAAAGGCTGGATGATCCTTCAAGAGGAAGAGGAGTATGTAGCACTTGAATTAGAGGAAATGATCATGGATGAGTTGTTAGATGAATTTATCTTCTCATGA
- the LOC100789374 gene encoding pentatricopeptide repeat-containing protein At1g07590, mitochondrial, with translation MRSVTAIFAQQRLVQLIRRTPCDIISLKLFCTQATQNHDSLSRRIERLPKGESVGAAFCSWMRDGLPVHGVDVFHAVNRLRKLNMNKRALQVMEWVIRERPYRPKELDYSYLVEFTTKLHGISHGEKLFSRIPVEFQNELLYNNLVIACLDKGVIKLSLEYMKKMRELGFLISHLVFNRLIILHSSPGRRKMIPKLLTQMKADKVTPHVSTYNILMKIEANEHNLENLVKFFSRMKVAQVAPNEISYCILAIAHAVARLYTATEAYVEAVEKSITGNNWSTLDVLLMLYGYLGNQKELERVWATIRELPSVRSKSYMLAIEAFGRIGQLNQAEELWLEMESTKGLKSVEQFNSMMSVYCKHGFIGKAAKLYKNMKASGCKPNAITYRQLALGCLKSGMAEQGLKTLDLGLRLTISKRVRNSIPWLETTLSIVEIFAEKGDMGNVERLFEEFHKSKYCRYTFVYNTLIKAYVKAKIYDPNLLKRMILGGARPDAETYSLLKIAEQFRT, from the exons ATGCGAAGTGTGACAGCCATCTTCGCACAACAGAGGTTGGTTCAGTTAATACGTCGAACACCTTGTGACATTATTAGTTTGAAACTGTTTTGCACCCAAGCAACACAAAACCACGATTCCCTATCTCGGAGAATCGAGAGGCTCCCCAAAGGAGAATCTGTCGGCGCCGCTTTCTGCAGTTGGATGAGAGATGGCCTCCCCGTTCACGGCGTTGACGTCTTTCACGCCGTTAACCGTCTCAGGAAGCTCAACATGAACAAGCGTGCCCTTCAG GTGATGGAATGGGTGATCAGGGAGAGGCCTTACAGGCCTAAGGAACTGGATTACTCTTATCTTGTGGAATTTACAACTAAGCTTCATGGGATTTCACATGGTGAGAAGCTCTTCTCGCGAATTCCCGTTGAGTTTCAGAATGAGTTGCTCTACAACAACCTAGTGATTGCATGCTTGGATAAGGGTGTCATAAAGCTTTCACTTGAgtacatgaagaaaatgagggAATTGGGGTTTCTCATCTCACACTTGGTTTTCAACCGCCTCATTATTCTGCATTCCTCGCCGGGTCGCAGGAAGATGATACCCAAGTTGCTCACCCAGATGAAGGCTGATAAAGTCACCCCACATGTGTCCACCTACaatattttgatgaaaatagAGGCTAATGAACATAATCTTGAGAATTTGGTGAAGTTCTTCAGTCGTATGAAAGTTGCACAGGTTGCACCGAATGAAATATCTTACTGCATTTTAGCTATTGCTCATGCGGTGGCCAGATTATATACTGCAACTGAAGCATATGTTGAAGCTGTGGAGAAGTCTATTACAGGGAACAACTGGTCAACATTGGATGTCCTGCTTATGTTGTATGGGTATCTTGGGAACCAAAAGGAGCTAGAAAGAGTTTGGGCCACCATTCGAGAACTCCCCTCGGTTAGATCTAAAAGTTACATGTTAGCCATTGAAGCATTTGGAAGAATTGGACAGCTAAACCAGGCTGAAGAACTTTGGTTAGAAATGGAATCAACAAAAGGATTGAAATCTGTAGAGCAATTCAATTCAATGATGTCTGTATATTGCAAACATGGATTCATTGGCAAAGCAGCTAAACTGTACAAAAATATGAAGGCAAGTGGGTGTAAACCAAATGCCATAACTTATCGTCAGCTTGCTCTGGGCTGCTTGAAATCTGGTATGGCAGAGCAAGGTTTAAAGACATTAGACTTAGGCTTGCGTTTGACAATTAGCAAGAGGGTTAGAAATTCAATCCCATGGTTGGAGACCACTCTTTCAATTGTTGAGATTTTTGCTGAAAAAGGTGACATGGGAAATGTTGAGAGATTGTTTGAAGAATTTCATAAATCTAAGTATTGTAGATATACTTTTGTATATAATACCTTGATTAAGGCTTATGTAAAAGCTAAGATTTATgatccaaatcttttgaaaagGATGATTCTTGGGGGAGCTAGACCAGATGCCGAAACCTACAGTCTTCTAAAAATTGCAGAACAGTTTCGGACCTGA
- the LOC100787788 gene encoding uncharacterized protein LOC100787788 has translation MSLMLNKNNSSKMSIPLFHEFKKQASFFLKEKFKTARLALTDVTPTELMTEEATKGNSWAPDPPTLRSISRAAFELDDYLRIVEILHKRLLKFDNKNWRASYNSLIVLEYLLTHGPESVAEEFQSDKDVIGEMKCFQHIDDSGFNWGLAVGKKSEQILKLLEEGTLLKKERNHARRLSRGIQGFGSFGQHSTQAQGVLQEKSLPTTFDRRNSDFNNHENQENQSFGSNHCLDTAAVKSASPSSQGGIFKSLDDSAETESHLDDQGNIQMHQKSETSSEENMTPSKEEFHLWNLKGESNPLLDGSQENDSRLGMFIAEDDHPFDSTEMPATSSLLSST, from the exons ATGTCACTCATGTTGAACAAGAACAACAGCAGCAAAATGAGCATACCTTTGTTCCATGAGTTTAAAAAGCAAGCTTCTTTCTTCCTCAAGGAAAAATTCAAGACCGCTAGGTTGGCTCTCACCGATGTTACCCCCACAGAGCT AATGACAGAAGAAGCTACAAAAGGAAATTCATGGGCCCCAGATCCCCCAACACTTAGATCAATTTCAAGGGCTGCTTTTGAGCTAGATGATTATTTGAGAATAGTAGAGATTCTGCACAAAAG ACTCCTTAAATTTGACAACAAGAATTGGAGGGCCTCTTACAATTCTCTGATTGTGCTGGAGTACCTGTTGACTCATGGACCAGAAAGTGTTGCAGAGGAATTTCAAAGTGACAAAGATGTAATTGGCGAAATGAAATGCTTTCAGCATATTGATGACAGTGG GTTCAATTGGGGTCTAGCTGTTGGAAAGAAATCAGAACAGATATTGAAACTGCTGGAAGAAGGAACTCTccttaagaaagaaagaaaccatGCTCGGAGGTTGTCCAGAGGAATTCAAGGTTTTGGAAGTTTCGGTCAACATTCAACTCAAGCACAAGGTGTTCTGCAGGAAAAATCATTGCCAACCACATTTGACAGACGTAACTCAGACTTCAATAACCATGAAAATCAGGAAAACCAATCCTTTGGCTCAAACCATTGTCTGGACACAGCAGCAGTTAAATCTGCTAGTCCAAGCTCTCAAGGTGGAATTTTCAAGTCCTTGGATGATAGTGCAGAAACTGAGAGCCACCTCGATGATCAGGGAAACATTCAAATGCACCAGAAATCTGAAACAAGCTCTGAAGAAAACATGACACCTAGCAAGGAGGAATTCCATCTATGGAACTTGAAAGGGGAGTCTAATCCACTTTTGGATGGTAGCCAAGAGAATGATTCTAGACTTGGGATGTTCATAGCCGAAGATGATCACCCCTTTGACTCTACAGAAATGCCTGCCACTTCTTCCCTACTTTCTTCTACGTGA
- the LOC100788333 gene encoding protein TRM32 isoform X2, translated as MWGMLQILDYHRWRVKKVFPHKRRKHATYKRKPILYDQHEDQQHGVTEAESLLVGQHSEKLHAAGRSSPKNRKKEPCTEKKVNNENSKGGRTMDYSRKNQASNEYALHLEKDGKTTEDDLNHKPMETNKHNRNISNKFEKHTDVFELLRVEKDLLLKFLRDTDFGGKKVQQASHINARLTKSGSFPLASTSQMRNISSRSLKHKQNEIWALPKGEKLHAGTQESNMSVSSSVKDNSYENPMPLASDLGVDSTMKQKAFFSLRPSQGSNHKGWNQAVLHHFKVIKQKIKHALVEFRKSGCQATSAEAIHHRDSPEYSMNKNEEEISQSLEDGVVQQFKRSKSSNETRASDYDSNKHDARLMRRTSSLNESLDRYTQLFEKSFSEDTKWQSSKSKSLKLTNEDKIHKNGHTPRFSRSNLSMPNLETLGFILQDALFDTNDIGNKVEAYNRVHRKSVSLPLKIDRSLDHFKEAEIVETVEGSERDVNPNLLSDKIMEKIDEEVTCDQKEDMNEPAVGDGSFPEEKEEMSNMTTYLRKEVMATLETSFEDTKTSHEGTKLNSLRSTLDELETDLSYSSDRNASVTAEDTDNTSDFKYVKNILEFSGYLRNEHTQMPYTVDQPLKPSIFKDLDATLRHEIEPSEEETINHQLLFNLVNEVLLEIYGRSPTYFPRPFSFNPRLHSMPKGNYLLNEVWNSVNSYLNLKPELDQTLDDVVGRDLAKGKGWMILQEEEEYVALELEEMIMDELLDEFIFS; from the exons ATGTGGGGCATGCTTCAAATTCTTGATTACCATCGTTGGCGCGTAAAAAAGGTGTTTCCTCACAAAAGGAGAAAACATGCCACAT ATAAGAGAAAACCCATTTTGTATGACCAACATGAAGACCAACAACATGGAGTTACAGAAGCAGAATCCCTCCTT GTCGGGCAACATAGCGAAAAATTGCATGCTGCAGGCAGAAGTTCTCCCAAGAATCGCAAAAAGGAACCATGCACTGAGAAAAAGGTTAACAACGAAAACTCCAAAGGCGGTAGAACCATGGACTACTCAAGGAAAAACCAAGCCAGTAATGAGTATGCACTTCATCTGGAGAAAGATGGCAAGACAACAGAAGATGACCTTAACCATAAGCCTATGGAAACAAACAAGCATAACAGAAACATTTCCAATAAATTTGAGAAACATACTGATGTTTTCGAGTTACTTAGAGTGGAGAAGGATTTATTACTCAAATTTCTTCGAGACACAGACTTTGGTGGGAAAAAAGTCCAACAAGCATCCCACATCAATGCAAGATTGACAAAATCTGGGTCATTTCCTTTAGCCTCAACTTCACAGATGAGAAACATAAGCTCTAGGTCCTTAAAACACAAGCAAAACGAAATTTGGGCCCTTCCAAAGGGAGAAAAGTTGCATGCTGGTACTCAAGAATCAAACATGTCAGTGTCCAGTTCTGTGAAAGATAATTCTTATGAGAATCCAATGCCTTTAGCGAGTGATCTTGGTGTGGATAGTACCATGAAACAAAAAGCATTCTTTTCTTTAAGGCCTTCTCAGGGATCAAATCACAAAGGTTGGAATCAAGCGGTTCTTCATCATTTCAAAGTTATAAAACAGAAGATAAAACATGCTCTTGTGGAATTCAGAAAAAGCGGTTGCCAAGCTACTTCTGCTGAAGCAATTCACCATAGGGATTCACCTGAATATAGCATGAACAAAAATGAGGAAGAGATCTCACAAAGCTTAGAAGATGGTGTGGTTCAACAATTCAAAAGAAGTAAAAGCTCAAATGAAACTAGAGCTTCTGATTATGATTCCAACAAGCATGATGCTCGCCTCATGCGAAGAACATCCTCTCTGAATGAATCGTTGGATAGATATACTCAGTTGTTTGAGAAAAGCTTCAGCGAAGACACTAAGTGGCAAAGCTCAAAGTCTAAAAGCTTAAAATTGACAAACGAGGATAAGATCCACAAGAATGGGCACACTCCTAGGTTTTCAAGAAGCAATTTGTCTATGCCTAATCTCGAGACTTTAGGCTTCATTCTACAAGATGCACTTTTTGATACAAATGATATAGGGAATAAAGTGGAAGCTTATAATCGTGTTCATAGAAAATCAGTGAGTCTTCCTTTGAAGATAGACAGGTCACTTGATCATTTTAAAGAGGCTGAAATTGTGGAAACAGTAGAAGGGAGTGAGAGAGATGTAAATCCCAATCTTTTATCAGATAAGATTATGGAGAAAATTGATGAAGAAGTTACCTGTGACCAGAAGGAGGACATGAATGAGCCAGCGGTGGGAGATGGAAGTTTTCCcgaagaaaaagaggaaatgaGTAATATGACTACCTATCTTCGCAAGGAGGTGATGGCAACTCTTGAAACTAGCTTTGAGGACACTAAAACCAGCCATGAAG GTACAAAATTGAATTCACTAAGATCTACATTGGACGAATTAGAGACTGATCTATCATATTCATCTGACAGAAATGCTAGTGTGACAGCTGAAGACACAGACAACACTTCCGATTTCAAATATGTGAAAAATATTCTTGAATTTTCGGGCTACTTGAGAAATGAGCACACTCAGATGCCATACACAGTAGACCAGCCGCTAAAGCCCTCCATATTCAAAGATTTGGATGCAACTTTGCGCCATGAAATTGAACCCTCTGAAGAAGAGACAATCAACCACCAGCTTCTTTTTAACTTAGTTAACGAGGTGCTGCTTGAAATATATGGAAGGTCTCCAACTTACTTCCCAAGACCATTCTCATTCAACCCCCGCCTCCATTCAATGCCTAAAGGGAACTATCTTCTGAATGAAGTATGGAATAGTGTTAATTCATACCTGAACTTGAAACCTGAGCTAGATCAGACACTAGACGATGTTGTCGGTCGTGATTTGGCAAAAGGAAAAGGCTGGATGATCCTTCAAGAGGAAGAGGAGTATGTAGCACTTGAATTAGAGGAAATGATCATGGATGAGTTGTTAGATGAATTTATCTTCTCATGA